One Campylobacter pinnipediorum subsp. caledonicus genomic window carries:
- the pssA gene encoding CDP-diacylglycerol--serine O-phosphatidyltransferase produces the protein MNELKKIQLMYVLPNLFTAASAFTGVVSIISSINGQYSKAILYVFLSLIFDGLDGRVARLTKTTSKFGVEFDSLADLVAFGVAPSILFYLAIGYQFGKFGALISAIFVVFGAIRLARFNVTTGTYEPNVFIGLPIPTAAIVSVVWVGFYIEYDFLKGFELVFMFFKAILGMLMVSNIRYPSFKKINLKQMHVLRTLIGLVVTFSMLYLYPLESSMVITSAYVLYGLARAGIMYSKNLKKESK, from the coding sequence ATGAATGAATTAAAAAAAATACAGCTTATGTATGTCTTACCAAATTTATTTACAGCAGCTAGTGCTTTTACTGGTGTTGTGAGTATAATTTCATCTATCAATGGACAGTATTCTAAAGCTATACTTTATGTATTTTTGTCTTTGATTTTTGATGGATTAGATGGTCGTGTAGCAAGACTTACCAAAACTACTAGTAAATTTGGTGTTGAATTTGATAGCTTAGCTGATTTGGTTGCTTTTGGTGTTGCTCCAAGTATTCTTTTTTATCTCGCTATTGGGTATCAATTTGGTAAATTTGGAGCTTTAATTAGTGCTATTTTTGTTGTTTTTGGAGCCATAAGATTGGCTCGCTTTAATGTAACAACTGGCACTTATGAACCAAATGTTTTTATAGGACTACCTATACCTACCGCGGCTATAGTTTCTGTGGTATGGGTAGGATTTTATATAGAGTATGATTTTTTGAAAGGGTTTGAACTAGTTTTTATGTTTTTTAAAGCCATTTTGGGTATGTTGATGGTAAGTAATATTCGTTATCCTAGCTTTAAAAAGATAAACCTAAAACAGATGCATGTTTTAAGAACATTGATTGGACTTGTTGTTACCTTTTCCATGTTGTATTTATATCCACTAGAAAGCTCTATGGTTATAACAAGCGCTTATGTGTTATATGGTTTGGCAAGAGCTGGCATAATGTATAGCAAAAATTTAAAAAAGGAGAGCAAATGA
- the ftsH gene encoding ATP-dependent zinc metalloprotease FtsH: MNNKKQNNNDNGNFFNKNPIFIFAIFSIVIILIFRSLTGDSMMGSIGSNAQTKNIAYSDFKDMVRGKQITQVAISDSTIKAVSNDRYVYIVKRVSDPTLIPMLEQNGVEFGAYSDTNWFSELLFSWVLPVFIFFGIWMFLASRMQKNMGGGILGIGSAKKLINSEKPKTTFNDVAGVEEAKEEVEEIVDYLKNPDKYLRLGAKIPKGILLVGPPGTGKTLLARAVAGEANVPFFSMSASSFIEMFVGVGASRVRDLFENAKKESPAIVFIDEIDAIGKSRNSSPMGGNDEREQTLNQLLSEMDGFDADKAPVIVIAATNRPEVLDAALLRPGRFDRQVLVDKPDFKGRIDILKVHMKDVKVSDDVNLEEIGRLTTGLAGADLQNIINEAALLAGRNSKKVVEQNDLVEAVERSIAGLEKKSRRVNPKEKKIVTYHESGHALIAEVTKGAKKVSKVSVIPRGLAALGYTLNTPEENKFMMQKHELLAEVDVLLAGRAAEEIFIKEISTGASNDLERATDILKAMISIYGMSDVAGLMVLEKQRNNFLGGQSIKDYSDKMAEKVDEFVKNMLDTRYAEVLQTLKTYSGAIEDMVKALYEEETISGEKVREIIANYEEVNNMPTRLDNSKDDFSDNKV, encoded by the coding sequence ATGAATAATAAAAAACAAAATAATAACGATAATGGCAATTTCTTTAATAAGAATCCAATTTTTATTTTTGCTATTTTTTCTATTGTGATTATATTGATTTTCAGAAGTTTAACTGGAGACAGCATGATGGGCTCTATTGGCTCTAATGCTCAAACGAAAAATATAGCATATTCTGATTTTAAAGATATGGTTAGAGGTAAACAAATAACACAAGTAGCTATATCAGACAGCACAATTAAAGCAGTATCAAATGATAGATATGTTTATATAGTAAAAAGAGTTTCTGACCCAACATTGATACCTATGCTTGAGCAAAATGGTGTTGAGTTTGGAGCATATAGTGATACGAATTGGTTTAGTGAGTTACTTTTTTCTTGGGTTCTTCCTGTTTTTATATTTTTTGGAATTTGGATGTTTTTGGCTAGTAGAATGCAAAAAAATATGGGCGGAGGAATTTTAGGTATAGGAAGTGCCAAAAAGCTTATAAACTCTGAAAAACCAAAAACTACATTTAATGATGTTGCAGGCGTAGAAGAAGCAAAAGAAGAAGTTGAGGAGATTGTTGATTATCTTAAAAATCCAGATAAATATCTTCGTCTCGGTGCAAAAATACCAAAGGGCATTTTGTTGGTTGGGCCTCCAGGAACAGGTAAAACATTGCTTGCAAGAGCTGTTGCCGGCGAAGCAAATGTTCCATTTTTCTCAATGTCCGCTTCTAGTTTTATAGAGATGTTTGTTGGTGTTGGTGCTAGCCGTGTTAGGGATCTTTTTGAAAATGCAAAAAAAGAATCTCCAGCCATTGTCTTTATAGATGAGATAGATGCTATAGGAAAGAGTAGAAACTCAAGCCCTATGGGAGGAAACGATGAAAGAGAACAAACTTTAAATCAACTTTTATCTGAAATGGATGGTTTTGATGCTGATAAGGCTCCTGTTATAGTTATAGCTGCTACAAATAGACCAGAGGTTTTGGACGCTGCTTTACTTAGACCTGGTCGTTTTGATAGACAAGTTTTAGTAGATAAACCTGATTTTAAAGGCAGGATAGATATATTAAAAGTTCACATGAAAGATGTTAAAGTTTCAGATGATGTAAACTTAGAAGAGATCGGAAGATTAACAACTGGTTTGGCTGGAGCTGATTTACAAAATATAATAAATGAAGCAGCTTTACTTGCTGGTAGAAATTCAAAAAAAGTTGTAGAACAAAATGATCTTGTAGAGGCTGTTGAGAGATCAATAGCTGGACTAGAAAAAAAATCACGCAGAGTAAATCCTAAAGAGAAAAAGATAGTAACTTATCATGAAAGTGGACATGCCTTGATAGCTGAAGTTACTAAAGGTGCTAAAAAGGTTAGTAAGGTTTCTGTTATACCTCGTGGTTTGGCAGCTCTAGGGTATACGCTAAATACTCCAGAAGAAAATAAATTTATGATGCAAAAGCATGAACTTTTGGCTGAAGTTGATGTATTGCTTGCTGGTAGAGCGGCCGAAGAGATTTTTATAAAAGAGATTTCAACAGGCGCTAGCAATGATCTAGAAAGAGCAACAGATATATTAAAAGCTATGATTAGTATTTATGGCATGAGTGATGTTGCTGGACTTATGGTGCTTGAGAAACAAAGAAATAATTTTTTAGGTGGTCAAAGCATAAAAGATTATAGTGATAAGATGGCTGAAAAAGTTGATGAATTTGTAAAAAATATGCTTGATACTAGATATGCCGAAGTTTTACAAACACTCAAAACTTATAGCGGTGCGATAGAAGATATGGTAAAAGCATTATATGAAGAAGAAACAATTAGTGGTGAAAAAGTTAGAGAAATTATAGCAAATTATGAGGAAGTAAATAACATGCCTACTCGCTTAGATAATTCAAAAGATGATTTTTCTGACAACAAGGTTTAA
- a CDS encoding 50S ribosomal protein L11 methyltransferase, with protein sequence MKDNFYELSVKTLKFYPEILEFIFLLGFTCVEECENNEILLRDESDLSEVEWGIKEYIDRICQTLNIDSDLVTNLSIRENKDWINEYKQAIKPILLDNFYIRPSWEKELDGVKNIIIDPALAFGSGHHESTSSCVLFLQKYAKENLHAIDVGCGSGILSILMSKLGCVVDACDTDEQAVKSSIENAKLNNVKYNKIWTGSISDLNIKYDIVVANIIADVIFMLEKDLKNILKDGAYLVLSGILAKYETRIKDTFKEFELVEQKQLNDWVSFVFKK encoded by the coding sequence ATGAAAGATAATTTTTATGAGTTAAGTGTTAAAACACTTAAATTTTACCCTGAGATATTGGAGTTTATTTTTTTACTTGGCTTTACTTGTGTGGAAGAGTGTGAGAATAATGAAATTTTGTTGCGCGATGAATCTGATTTGAGTGAAGTTGAGTGGGGTATAAAAGAATATATAGATAGAATTTGCCAAACTTTAAATATTGATAGTGATTTGGTAACTAATTTAAGTATTAGAGAAAACAAAGATTGGATAAATGAATATAAACAAGCTATTAAACCAATTTTGTTGGATAATTTTTATATACGCCCTAGTTGGGAAAAAGAGCTTGATGGTGTCAAAAATATAATAATAGACCCAGCACTTGCTTTTGGGTCAGGTCATCATGAAAGCACAAGCTCTTGTGTTTTATTTTTACAAAAATATGCAAAAGAAAATTTACATGCAATAGATGTTGGTTGTGGTAGCGGAATACTTAGTATATTGATGTCAAAACTTGGTTGCGTCGTTGATGCTTGTGATACAGATGAGCAGGCTGTTAAAAGCTCTATTGAAAATGCAAAATTAAATAATGTTAAATATAATAAAATATGGACAGGTTCAATATCTGATTTAAATATTAAATATGATATTGTTGTTGCAAATATTATAGCTGATGTTATATTTATGCTTGAAAAAGATTTAAAAAATATTTTAAAAGATGGTGCATACTTAGTTTTGTCGGGCATATTAGCAAAATATGAAACTCGTATCAAAGATACTTTTAAAGAGTTTGAATTAGTTGAACAAAAACAGCTTAATGATTGGGTTAGTTTTGTGTTTAAAAAATAA
- a CDS encoding chemotaxis response regulator CheY, which yields MKILVVDDSSTMRRIIKNTLQRLGHQDILEAEHGSEAWNLLGQHSDINVLITDWNMPEMNGLELVKKVRAEEKYVDMPIIMVTTEGGKAEVITALKAGVNNYIVKPFTPQVLKEKLEDVLG from the coding sequence GTGAAAATATTAGTAGTAGATGATAGTTCAACTATGAGAAGAATCATAAAAAATACTTTGCAAAGGCTTGGCCATCAAGATATTTTAGAGGCCGAGCATGGTAGCGAGGCTTGGAATTTATTAGGACAACATAGTGATATTAATGTTTTAATAACTGACTGGAATATGCCTGAAATGAATGGGTTAGAGCTTGTTAAAAAAGTTCGTGCAGAGGAAAAATATGTTGATATGCCGATAATAATGGTAACAACAGAAGGCGGAAAAGCTGAGGTTATAACTGCTTTAAAAGCCGGTGTAAATAACTACATAGTAAAACCTTTTACACCGCAAGTTTTAAAAGAAAAACTTGAAGACGTTTTAGGTTAA
- a CDS encoding PDC sensor domain-containing protein, whose product MVIKDIQRFSDVRYKARAYLCYIFERNIPNRLPGANLQNIKDGFDKVVHEIENFDAFYILDKNGVQVENALSAKKEYCVGAGENRANKAYYYSTVKLRRFFLSDPYPSVLDGKLCVTASMPVYNEKNELKFIACIDISLENILSIVDSGGIERHFGNFLKSVYTLFCGSLFMICAFLFWHGVKSFISHTSNIQIEQIFESTIILTLALAIFDLVKTIFEEEVMGKNHDETSVVYKTMVRFIGSIIIALAIEALMLVFKFAITSPENIINAIYLIGGVALLMVALSIYLISVKKQDR is encoded by the coding sequence TTGGTCATAAAAGACATACAAAGATTTAGCGATGTAAGATACAAAGCAAGAGCATATTTGTGTTATATTTTTGAAAGAAATATTCCAAATAGATTGCCAGGCGCAAACTTGCAAAATATAAAAGATGGTTTTGATAAGGTTGTTCATGAGATAGAGAATTTTGATGCATTTTATATACTTGATAAAAATGGAGTTCAGGTAGAAAATGCTCTTAGTGCAAAGAAGGAATACTGTGTTGGAGCTGGTGAAAATAGGGCCAATAAAGCTTATTATTATTCTACTGTAAAGTTAAGAAGATTTTTTTTAAGTGACCCATATCCATCGGTGCTAGATGGTAAGCTTTGTGTTACTGCAAGTATGCCGGTTTATAATGAAAAAAATGAGTTAAAATTTATAGCTTGTATAGATATATCTCTTGAAAATATTTTAAGCATTGTTGATAGTGGAGGTATTGAAAGACATTTTGGTAATTTTTTAAAAAGCGTTTATACTTTATTTTGTGGATCGCTTTTTATGATATGTGCTTTTTTGTTTTGGCATGGAGTAAAAAGTTTTATATCACATACATCAAATATCCAAATAGAACAAATTTTTGAATCAACCATTATATTGACATTGGCACTTGCTATTTTTGATTTAGTAAAGACTATTTTTGAAGAAGAGGTTATGGGCAAAAACCATGATGAAACGAGCGTGGTATATAAAACAATGGTTAGATTTATTGGCTCTATTATAATAGCGCTTGCCATTGAGGCACTTATGCTTGTGTTTAAATTTGCTATTACTTCACCGGAAAATATTATAAATGCTATTTATTTAATAGGTGGTGTTGCACTTCTTATGGTGGCTCTTAGCATTTATTTAATTAGTGTAAAAAAGCAAGATAGATGA
- the pglF gene encoding UDP-N-acetylglucosamine 4,6-dehydratase (configuration-retaining) — MLKTTKLKRLIFFIFGDIVLFCISIYFAFLLRFNGFIPDVFYTGFFISLVSLNIIKLFFMWFFKIYRVPWRFFGLNEARKIFIAHFFSFVSFYFLFLYFQDLFNPFPRSVIFIDFVISYLFIGGFRISKRMFLDFSVKTKQGKACIVIGATNKTIQIFKGLKDGYIDDFYAVGVFDKRQELIGTYCGGFLVQDKTSIKKIVDDYSVKTAIIALNLNQNELKELFDELMVYGIRDIKLFSLIEDNPIKDIRIEDLLARKPKDLDQEILAKFICDKVVLVTGAGGSIGSEIVKQCLKFGSKKIILADNSEFNLYKISEETNDVRCICKMVDITNLQDIENIFLDYKPDIVIHAAAYKHVFLCELNPLAAVKNNIIGTKNIIDLSKKYNVKKVVVISSDKAVRPTNIMGATKRVCELYALNSNEDSSCEIVCVRFGNVLGSSGSVIPKFKSQIAQNKPLSVTHPEITRYFMLTSEACQLVLQAASIASGGELFVLDMGEPVKILDLAKKMLFLSNKEHLGVKFVGLKMGEKLYEELLVNKDDIQTKFESIFVTKYEKYDIVKLNKEIQHLITLKNDKICEVLKDIVPDFNHELNLKD, encoded by the coding sequence GTGTTAAAAACTACAAAATTAAAAAGACTGATATTTTTTATTTTTGGTGATATTGTATTATTTTGCATATCTATATATTTTGCTTTTTTGTTGAGGTTTAATGGCTTTATACCAGATGTTTTTTATACAGGTTTTTTTATTAGTTTGGTGTCATTAAATATAATAAAACTTTTCTTTATGTGGTTTTTTAAAATTTATAGAGTTCCGTGGAGATTTTTTGGACTTAATGAGGCTAGGAAAATTTTTATAGCTCATTTTTTTTCGTTTGTATCTTTTTATTTTTTATTTTTATATTTTCAAGATTTATTTAATCCCTTTCCTAGAAGTGTAATATTTATAGATTTTGTTATTTCTTATTTGTTTATCGGTGGATTTAGGATATCAAAGCGTATGTTTTTGGATTTTTCAGTAAAAACAAAGCAGGGTAAAGCTTGTATCGTTATCGGGGCTACAAACAAAACTATACAAATTTTTAAAGGCTTGAAAGATGGCTATATAGATGATTTTTATGCCGTTGGTGTTTTTGATAAAAGACAAGAGCTTATTGGCACTTATTGTGGTGGATTTTTGGTTCAAGACAAAACAAGTATAAAAAAAATTGTCGATGATTATAGTGTTAAAACAGCTATAATAGCTTTGAACTTAAATCAAAATGAGTTAAAAGAACTTTTTGATGAGCTTATGGTTTATGGAATACGAGATATTAAACTTTTTTCATTGATTGAAGATAATCCAATAAAAGACATTCGTATAGAGGATTTGTTGGCTAGAAAACCAAAAGATTTAGACCAAGAGATACTTGCTAAATTTATTTGTGATAAGGTTGTTTTGGTAACCGGAGCTGGTGGAAGTATAGGCTCTGAAATAGTAAAACAGTGTTTAAAATTTGGTTCAAAAAAAATTATTTTAGCTGATAATAGTGAGTTTAATCTTTATAAAATATCAGAAGAAACTAACGATGTTAGATGTATTTGTAAGATGGTTGATATTACAAATCTCCAAGATATAGAGAATATATTTTTAGATTATAAACCTGATATAGTTATACATGCGGCTGCTTATAAACATGTTTTTTTGTGTGAATTAAATCCTTTGGCTGCTGTTAAAAATAATATTATAGGAACAAAAAATATTATAGATTTATCAAAAAAATACAATGTTAAAAAGGTTGTGGTTATATCATCAGATAAGGCTGTTAGACCAACAAATATTATGGGAGCTACAAAAAGAGTTTGTGAATTGTATGCTTTAAATTCTAATGAAGATAGTAGTTGCGAAATAGTTTGTGTTCGTTTTGGAAATGTTTTAGGAAGTAGTGGTAGTGTTATACCAAAGTTTAAATCACAAATAGCTCAAAATAAACCTTTAAGTGTAACTCATCCTGAAATAACTAGATATTTTATGCTTACTAGCGAGGCTTGCCAACTTGTATTGCAAGCTGCATCTATAGCTTCTGGTGGAGAGCTGTTTGTTCTTGATATGGGAGAGCCTGTTAAGATACTAGACCTTGCTAAAAAAATGCTTTTTCTTTCAAATAAAGAGCATTTGGGTGTGAAATTTGTTGGTCTTAAAATGGGTGAAAAATTATATGAAGAATTGCTTGTTAACAAAGATGATATTCAAACAAAATTTGAATCAATATTTGTTACAAAATATGAAAAATATGATATTGTGAAATTAAATAAAGAGATACAGCACCTTATCACTTTAAAAAATGATAAAATTTGTGAAGTATTAAAAGATATAGTTCCTGATTTCAACCACGAATTAAATTTAAAGGATTAA
- the pglE gene encoding UDP-N-acetylbacillosamine transaminase, translating to MQKVFLSPPNMSGKEEEYISNVFKSNYIAPLGEYVDKFENIVKAYTKSNDALALSSATSAIHLALRVLGIKQDDIVLASTFTFIASVSPILYEKAIPVFVDCDDSWNLSPELLKVAIKNSPKKPKALILTHLYGQSCKMDEISDICKNEGIFLIEDAAEALGGFYKDKALGSCGDLGAYSFNGNKIITTSGGGMLVGDNKLIKKARFYSTQAREPMLHYEHNEYGYNYRLSNVLGAIGLAQMEVLDERVRQKRAVFEIYKEHLSDILDFMPEIENSRGNRWLSTGVFKEKNINLKIIEKLSKNNIESRPLWKPMHLQPLFKDSLSFVDGTSESLYNDGICLPSGSCLDIATQEKIINLIRQEIKC from the coding sequence GTGCAAAAAGTTTTTTTATCCCCTCCGAATATGAGCGGTAAAGAAGAAGAGTATATATCAAATGTTTTTAAAAGCAACTATATAGCTCCTCTTGGAGAATATGTTGATAAGTTTGAAAATATAGTTAAGGCATACACAAAATCAAACGATGCTTTGGCACTAAGTAGTGCTACATCAGCAATACATTTAGCGCTTAGAGTTTTAGGAATAAAACAAGATGATATAGTTTTGGCTTCAACATTTACATTTATAGCATCTGTCTCACCAATTCTTTATGAAAAGGCCATTCCTGTTTTTGTAGATTGTGATGATAGCTGGAATTTAAGTCCAGAGCTTTTAAAAGTAGCTATAAAAAATAGTCCTAAAAAACCAAAGGCTCTTATACTAACTCATCTTTATGGCCAATCTTGCAAAATGGATGAAATATCTGATATTTGTAAAAACGAAGGTATCTTTTTAATAGAAGATGCTGCTGAAGCACTTGGTGGATTTTATAAAGATAAAGCGCTTGGAAGTTGTGGTGATTTGGGTGCTTATAGCTTTAACGGAAATAAGATTATCACTACATCTGGAGGCGGAATGCTCGTTGGGGATAATAAGCTTATAAAAAAAGCAAGGTTTTATTCGACTCAAGCAAGAGAACCTATGCTTCATTATGAACATAATGAGTATGGATATAATTATAGATTAAGCAATGTTTTAGGAGCTATCGGTTTAGCTCAAATGGAAGTTTTAGATGAAAGAGTTAGGCAAAAAAGAGCTGTGTTTGAAATTTATAAAGAGCATTTAAGTGATATTTTGGATTTCATGCCTGAAATTGAAAATTCTCGCGGAAACAGATGGCTTAGTACCGGGGTATTTAAAGAAAAAAATATAAATTTAAAAATAATTGAAAAACTATCTAAAAACAACATAGAAAGTAGACCACTTTGGAAACCTATGCACTTACAGCCATTATTTAAAGATAGTCTGAGTTTTGTTGATGGAACTAGTGAGAGTTTATATAATGATGGGATTTGCCTACCAAGTGGCAGTTGTTTAGATATTGCTACACAAGAAAAAATTATAAATTTAATAAGACAAGAGATAAAGTGTTAA
- a CDS encoding universal stress protein: MKYKKILFPIGAGDDATSIIYGALQVAKWLKVHIEVLSCQIDPSIVYNMKMTLRGGVLFEEFLKSAKADLEEEHMKNKNAFIKMCKELDIEVSDNAINGKASANFIIKDGKRSVVVERESKFYDLIVAAVPITGKITGTFESAVMKSGKDCIVIPRNLTKFEPKNILVSWTSTPNSARALTNSLDLLKKADRIHCITAKKSFNEDNGHAINKLEDYLKMHDINATCEVINTYSIPGKALAKVASDGNFDLVVAGRQGENGLREMVLGGTSKFFLEHTKVPIFM; this comes from the coding sequence ATGAAATATAAAAAGATTCTTTTTCCAATTGGTGCAGGAGATGATGCAACATCAATAATTTATGGCGCCTTGCAAGTTGCAAAGTGGCTTAAAGTTCATATTGAAGTTTTATCTTGTCAGATAGATCCTAGTATAGTATATAATATGAAAATGACATTAAGAGGCGGTGTTTTATTTGAAGAGTTTTTAAAATCAGCAAAGGCTGATTTGGAAGAAGAGCATATGAAAAATAAAAATGCCTTTATCAAGATGTGCAAAGAGCTTGACATCGAGGTTAGTGATAATGCTATAAATGGCAAAGCTAGTGCCAATTTTATTATTAAAGATGGTAAAAGAAGTGTCGTTGTGGAAAGAGAATCTAAATTTTATGATCTTATCGTTGCAGCTGTTCCTATTACTGGTAAAATTACCGGGACATTTGAATCAGCTGTTATGAAAAGCGGAAAAGATTGTATAGTTATTCCTAGAAATTTAACTAAGTTTGAGCCAAAAAATATACTTGTAAGTTGGACCTCTACCCCAAATAGTGCTAGGGCTTTAACAAACTCTCTTGATTTATTAAAAAAAGCAGATAGGATCCATTGTATCACAGCAAAGAAATCTTTTAATGAAGATAATGGACATGCTATAAATAAATTAGAGGATTATTTAAAAATGCATGATATTAATGCAACTTGTGAGGTTATTAATACTTATTCGATTCCGGGTAAAGCACTTGCAAAAGTTGCTAGTGATGGTAATTTTGATTTGGTTGTTGCTGGAAGACAGGGTGAAAATGGACTAAGGGAGATGGTTTTGGGCGGAACTTCAAAATTTTTCTTAGAGCATACAAAAGTTCCGATTTTTATGTAA
- a CDS encoding polyribonucleotide nucleotidyltransferase, whose protein sequence is MQYSIEVNNQIEIFDLNKVAKQASGAVLLRVKNTVVLATVAREDTLVEEDFLPLTVQYIEKSYAAGKIPGGYIKRETKPGDFETLTSRIIDRSLRPLFPKGYAYPTQIVVMVLSADPEVDLQVVGLNAASVALYLSDIPVNRPVCGVRVGYINDEFIINPTNSELKTSALDLYVAGTKDELLMIEMRSMPQLNDELMPAVDSCVGVDFAFKQNMNEFSEDKMVEAIDFAGKAILRATRAYEEAFSKHKKEDADLELKPEILNDEVAIYIDKNYKDDVKNAINQMAKSERASELGNIAKRILSDDEATQKGWDEKLINNVLSKYKKKIVREQIINESIRADGRKLNEVRPISIETNILPNVHGSCLFTRGQTQALVVTTLGTDSDAQMYDMLTENTASVEKFMFNYNFPGFSVGEASPLKAPGRRELGHGNLAKRALAPSIDINSAYTLRVVSEILESNGSSSMASVCGGSLSLRAAGVDTIKLVAGIAMGLVFEDDKHAVLTDIMGLEDHDGDMDFKVAGTFDGITALQMDIKLGGISLDVLREALYQAKQGREHILKLMQKADEEIVINDAILPKMELFKIEPSKIVDIIGQAGKTIKEIIERFGVAIDLDREKGEVKISGNSKNSVDGAKDYIIELTSKENKFNRKSNDRRDNHRQKPVFNIGDEFDGKVKSVVDFGVFVELKDGVDGLLHKSKIQNPLNVGDIVRVVVSEQKGSKVSLSLV, encoded by the coding sequence ATGCAATATAGTATAGAAGTAAATAATCAGATTGAAATTTTTGATTTAAATAAGGTTGCAAAACAAGCATCTGGGGCGGTGCTGTTACGTGTTAAAAATACTGTTGTTCTGGCAACTGTGGCAAGAGAAGATACTTTGGTTGAAGAAGATTTTTTACCACTTACGGTTCAATATATAGAAAAAAGTTATGCTGCTGGTAAAATACCTGGTGGTTATATAAAAAGAGAGACAAAACCAGGTGATTTTGAAACATTAACATCCCGTATTATTGATAGGTCTCTAAGACCTTTGTTTCCAAAAGGTTACGCATATCCTACTCAAATAGTTGTAATGGTTTTATCAGCTGATCCTGAAGTTGATCTTCAAGTTGTTGGGCTAAATGCTGCAAGTGTTGCTTTATATCTTAGTGATATTCCTGTAAATAGACCAGTTTGCGGCGTTAGGGTGGGTTATATAAATGATGAGTTTATTATTAATCCAACAAACTCAGAGCTTAAAACAAGTGCTTTGGACCTTTATGTGGCTGGAACAAAAGATGAGCTTTTGATGATAGAAATGAGAAGTATGCCTCAACTTAATGATGAATTAATGCCTGCTGTTGATTCTTGTGTTGGTGTTGATTTTGCTTTTAAACAAAATATGAATGAATTTAGCGAAGATAAAATGGTTGAGGCTATAGATTTTGCTGGCAAAGCTATACTTCGTGCCACAAGAGCATATGAGGAAGCTTTTAGTAAGCATAAAAAAGAAGATGCTGATTTGGAATTAAAGCCAGAGATATTAAATGATGAAGTAGCTATTTATATAGATAAAAATTATAAAGATGATGTTAAAAATGCTATAAATCAAATGGCTAAAAGCGAGCGTGCTAGTGAATTAGGAAATATAGCTAAAAGAATTTTGAGTGATGATGAAGCTACTCAAAAAGGTTGGGATGAAAAGCTTATAAATAATGTTTTATCAAAATATAAAAAGAAAATAGTTAGAGAGCAAATTATAAACGAAAGCATTAGAGCTGATGGTAGAAAACTAAATGAAGTTAGACCAATTAGTATAGAAACAAATATTTTACCTAATGTTCATGGCTCTTGTTTATTTACAAGAGGGCAGACTCAAGCTCTTGTTGTTACAACACTTGGAACAGACTCTGATGCTCAAATGTACGATATGCTAACAGAAAATACAGCTTCTGTTGAAAAATTTATGTTTAATTATAATTTTCCAGGATTTAGTGTCGGTGAAGCTAGCCCTTTAAAGGCTCCTGGAAGAAGAGAACTTGGTCATGGAAACTTAGCAAAAAGAGCCTTAGCGCCTAGTATAGATATAAACTCAGCATATACTTTAAGGGTTGTTTCTGAAATTTTAGAGAGTAATGGTTCTAGTTCTATGGCTAGTGTTTGCGGTGGTTCGTTATCTCTTCGTGCAGCTGGCGTTGATACAATAAAGCTAGTTGCTGGTATAGCAATGGGACTTGTTTTTGAAGATGATAAGCATGCTGTTTTAACTGATATAATGGGTCTTGAAGATCATGATGGAGATATGGACTTTAAAGTTGCTGGTACATTTGATGGCATAACAGCCCTTCAAATGGATATAAAACTTGGTGGCATTAGTCTTGATGTTTTAAGAGAAGCTTTATATCAGGCTAAGCAAGGTAGAGAGCATATACTTAAATTAATGCAAAAAGCAGATGAAGAAATAGTTATAAACGATGCAATACTTCCTAAAATGGAGCTTTTTAAAATAGAGCCTAGTAAGATAGTTGATATAATCGGACAAGCTGGAAAGACAATCAAAGAAATCATTGAAAGATTTGGTGTTGCTATAGATTTGGATAGAGAAAAGGGTGAAGTAAAAATTTCTGGAAATAGTAAAAATAGTGTAGATGGTGCTAAAGATTATATTATAGAATTAACTTCTAAAGAGAATAAATTTAATAGAAAATCAAACGACAGAAGAGACAATCATAGACAAAAACCAGTATTTAATATAGGTGATGAGTTTGATGGTAAAGTAAAAAGCGTTGTTGATTTTGGTGTGTTTGTTGAATTAAAAGATGGTGTTGATGGGCTTTTGCATAAATCCAAAATCCAAAATCCTTTAAATGTTGGAGATATTGTGAGAGTTGTCGTAAGCGAACAAAAAGGCTCAAAAGTATCTTTATCATTGGTTTAA